One part of the Malus sylvestris chromosome 2, drMalSylv7.2, whole genome shotgun sequence genome encodes these proteins:
- the LOC126604752 gene encoding root meristem growth factor 10-like has translation MSTSTAHHRILLLFLLCLSLHACNAGRLGAVQKKSDNKFHIIKKSTKARGSDHSIPVVPMMKSFSSKPSLDHVEKGESTVLQTQSDSINTKEPKQTKTNDDLKAKSRKNTKGSASASGASVDHPITSRHDKSSFVSVSWRVPRNKRRVQKQPGFNLDYSPPKTHPPSHN, from the exons ATGTCAACCAGTACTGCTCATCATCGtattcttctcctttttcttctatgTCTTTCTTTGCATGCATGCAATGCCGGGCGTCTTGGTGCGGTTCAGAAGAAGTCCGACAACAAATTTCACATCATCAAGAAG AGTACTAAAGCAAGGGGTTCCGATCATAGCATTCCAGTTGTGCCAATGATGAAGTCTTTCTCATCAAAGCCATCACTTGATCATGTGGAAAAAGGAGAAAGCACAGTACTACAGACTCAAAGTGATAGTATTAATACTAAGGAGCCCAAGCAAACAAAGACCAATGATGATTTGAAGGCCAAATCAAGAAAAAATACAAAAGGATCGGCCTCAGCCTCAGGTGCTTCTGTTGATCACCCAATAACTTCAAGGCATGATAAGTCGTCGTTCGTTTCAGTTTCATGGCGTGTGCCCCGCAATAAGCGTAGAGTTCAGAAGCAACCTGGGTTTAATCTGGACTACTCACCCCCAAAGACACACCCTCCCTCTCATAACTGA